In Candidatus Desulfatibia profunda, a genomic segment contains:
- a CDS encoding electron transfer flavoprotein subunit alpha/FixB family protein: MKAQHIAVFIEQRGGVLLEVGFELLGKARELADISSGTVTALLLGRDVAALADDLITYGADTVLQADSPILDPYRLMPYTSILAETCKTYDPDILLFGATSMGMELAPRLAARLNTGLSAHCIDLRLDSDGKLLQMVPGWGGGVVATIKCPDHRPQMATVMPGVMKKIKPVQRSGQRIGLAVPDDLDVTGPKVLEVHIEEPKGMPLEKADVVVAGGWGLGGGEGWTLLEELARLLCGAVGATRPPVDEGWVPESQMIGQSGKTVRPRLYIGVGISGMSHHVVGMDQSGCIMAVNKDPNAAIFKVSDVAVVADYREIIPLLIEEVRARIPDSRIDTCEVP, translated from the coding sequence ATGAAAGCACAACACATCGCAGTATTTATAGAGCAGCGGGGTGGTGTGCTGCTCGAGGTGGGATTTGAACTCTTAGGGAAAGCCCGTGAACTCGCTGACATTTCCAGCGGCACGGTCACCGCTCTGTTGTTGGGCAGGGACGTCGCCGCACTGGCCGACGACCTTATCACCTACGGTGCCGACACAGTTCTGCAGGCCGACAGTCCGATACTGGATCCTTATCGTTTGATGCCCTATACGTCAATACTGGCAGAAACCTGCAAAACCTATGATCCGGACATCCTGCTGTTTGGCGCCACCAGCATGGGGATGGAGCTTGCGCCCCGACTGGCGGCACGACTCAATACCGGCCTTTCGGCGCACTGTATTGATTTGCGCCTGGATTCAGACGGAAAACTCCTCCAGATGGTTCCCGGCTGGGGCGGCGGTGTGGTTGCTACCATCAAATGCCCCGATCACCGGCCCCAGATGGCAACGGTAATGCCGGGGGTTATGAAAAAAATAAAACCCGTCCAAAGGTCCGGACAACGGATAGGTTTGGCGGTTCCGGATGATCTGGACGTCACCGGCCCTAAAGTTCTGGAGGTTCACATCGAGGAACCCAAGGGGATGCCGCTGGAAAAGGCCGATGTGGTTGTGGCCGGCGGTTGGGGCCTTGGAGGCGGCGAAGGCTGGACACTTCTGGAAGAACTGGCAAGGCTTCTTTGTGGCGCTGTCGGCGCCACCAGGCCGCCGGTGGATGAAGGCTGGGTGCCGGAAAGTCAGATGATCGGACAGAGCGGCAAAACCGTAAGACCCCGCCTGTATATCGGTGTCGGTATCTCCGGAATGTCCCATCACGTGGTCGGAATGGATCAATCCGGCTGTATTATGGCCGTCAATAAAGATCCCAATGCCGCCATCTTTAAGGTGTCGGACGTTGCCGTTGTAGCAGATTACCGCGAAATCATCCCCCTGCTTATTGAAGAGGTTCGCGCTAGAATTCCGGATAGTCGCATTGATACATGTGAAGTACCCTAG